DNA from Chitinophaga pendula:
TGGCTGATGAGGCGACCGCCAAAGATTTTGTACAGAATATTTTTATCCATACCTGGGAAAACCGGCAGCAGATCACTGTTGAAGATAAGTTAAGCCCTTACTTATTTACGGCCTTAAAATATAGTGTTATCCGTCATATTTACCGGGAGGCGAAGCAGGGTACTACGGACCTGCCATTATCCATTTACAGTCTGCCTGACGAAACGGAGCAAAAAAAGCAGGATCATTATGAATTTGACAAGTTGAAGGATAAAGTTCAATCGGAAATTGCCGCTATGCCCGATAAAATGCGGGAAGTCTTTACACTGAGTTATGAAAAGGAACTATCTATCAGGGAGATAGCGCTACAACTATCTATTTCTGAGCAAACAGTTAAGAATCAATTACATAATGCCCTCAAACGGCTTCGTTGCCGCTTGCAAAGCCAAGCCATCTTCCTTCCTTTCGTCCTGTAAACAGTATCGGTTTCAGGAATTTACAATTCGGTAACATTGAAATTATAGTACTCCCTGATCAAACCGGTATGTAGATAACAGGAGGACTGTTATATGAAGCAACTACGCAACCGGCTAAAACTACTTCGACATTATTTACTCGGGAAGACGAATGAAGATCAGCGCAGAATGATTGAGAACTGGTATCATACCGTAGACGATACGAGGCCGATCGACCTTTGGCAGGAAGAAGGGAAAAAGAATGCTATCAAAGGAGGTATTCAACTGCAAATCCTGGAACAGATCGATAATCATAATACAACCGGCTGGAAGGCGGTGCCGCTGCGGAGTAAGCTTCAAATAGCGGCCTGTATTGCAGTATTGGTGATCGGTGGTTCCTGGCTTTTCCTGGCTAATCAACTCAAAGATCCTATCACCTATTTTACTGTCACTGCACCGCTGGGCGAGATCAAACAAATATTGTTACCAGACAGTACGGAGGTATGGCTTAAATCCGGCACTACTCTACAATACAGCTCTAAATACGGAAAACAAGACAGGCAATTGGAACTGACCGGAGAAGCATTTTTTTCGGTGCAGGAAGACGACTCCAGACCATTTATTGTGAGGACAGATAACCTGCGAACCAAAGTACTGGGTACCGCCTTCAACATACAGGCGTACAGCGATCAGCCCTCCATACAGGTATGGGTACAACATGGGCGTGTACAGGTAAGTGATAGTATGCGGGTGATAACTGAGCTCTCTAAAGGAAATAGATTGCAATGGGATCGTGCCGACGGTCATTTCCAAATCGATAGTCTGGACTGGAAGCAGGCATTAGCCTGGCAGCAAGGTGTTTTATTGTTGGAGTCCGCTACCTTTTCGGAAGTCGCTTTTGAGCTAAAGGAAATATATGGTGTAGCATTAACTACCAGCAGTGCCGATATCCGCAATCAGCATTATGATGCCAAATTCTTCATACATAAGACTTCAGTAAAAGACATCATCGCCACACTAGCGGCCGTTCATCGTATACAATACAAAATAAAAGGGGACACTATCACACTTCATTAAAAGCAAATCCCGCTGGTAACGGGACTTGCCAAACATTTTGGTAATGCTATTTTTTGACGAAAGCAACATTACCATCTAAAAAAAGCAATCATAAAGGTATGGAAAAAAAAGAAAAAGGGGCGCTGGTCCTAACCAGGCTAAGGCTTATGTTGACACTGTGTATCCTGATGCTGGGTACATTGGGATTAAAGGCACAGTCGCCAGCAACCGTAAAACTGTCTATTCGATTTGCAAATGTAACCTTGGATGTTGCTATGCGGCAGGTGAAGGAGGTCTGCCCGGTAAATATAGCATACGATGCAAGTAAGTTAGGGCTTACACAATGGCGTATCTCTCCCAAAGAATTTAAGCAGGCTGACTTATCCGACATCCTGCAATATTTATTGCAAAAGGCGGATGTCGGGTACAGAGAAGTAGCAGGAGGTATCGTATTATTCGAGAAAGAGAAAGTTACTCCTCCCGTTAAAAAAGAAAAGGGACGTATTACCGGCAAGATTATAGACGAAGAAAACGGAGAGCCTGTGATTGGGGCTACCATTCGTATTGGTGAAGTGGGATCTGTTACCGATGATGCAGGTAACTTTTCATTACCCCTACCTGAAGGAAGCTACACGGTTATGATCACTTCCATGGGGTATGGCGCTAAAGAGGTGAGTGACATTATTATCAATGATGATGAAACATTTACCTTAAACGCTACGCTTAAAAGGCAGAAAGGAAATCTGGCCATGGTAGTTGTTAAATCTTCTGTCCGTAAAGAGAGCATTGCCTCACTATACAGTCGTCAGAAAAACGAAGCTGGCATCTCCAATGGCATCAGCCGTGAGCAGATTGCTGTATTACCCGATAAAAATATCGGGGAAACGTTGAAACGCATTTCAGGTGTGAGTACGACTGACAACAGACGGGTAG
Protein-coding regions in this window:
- a CDS encoding RNA polymerase sigma factor, with protein sequence MDKNTFSDAVLWAQVKRGDTASFTCLFERYWDEMFSMAYRRLADEATAKDFVQNIFIHTWENRQQITVEDKLSPYLFTALKYSVIRHIYREAKQGTTDLPLSIYSLPDETEQKKQDHYEFDKLKDKVQSEIAAMPDKMREVFTLSYEKELSIREIALQLSISEQTVKNQLHNALKRLRCRLQSQAIFLPFVL
- a CDS encoding FecR family protein, which translates into the protein MKQLRNRLKLLRHYLLGKTNEDQRRMIENWYHTVDDTRPIDLWQEEGKKNAIKGGIQLQILEQIDNHNTTGWKAVPLRSKLQIAACIAVLVIGGSWLFLANQLKDPITYFTVTAPLGEIKQILLPDSTEVWLKSGTTLQYSSKYGKQDRQLELTGEAFFSVQEDDSRPFIVRTDNLRTKVLGTAFNIQAYSDQPSIQVWVQHGRVQVSDSMRVITELSKGNRLQWDRADGHFQIDSLDWKQALAWQQGVLLLESATFSEVAFELKEIYGVALTTSSADIRNQHYDAKFFIHKTSVKDIIATLAAVHRIQYKIKGDTITLH